The Cryptomeria japonica chromosome 9, Sugi_1.0, whole genome shotgun sequence DNA segment CTCATTCCTGTTCCAGTTGTGATTATAACAAACCGCAGTTCACAACTGGATCTGCAATCAATCATATATGAGTGTAAAAACCGTCTTAATTTCATATCTGGATCTGCAATCAATCATATATAAGTGTAATTTGCAATATTGATAGAAAAAACTTCGACACAATTGAATTCAAAATTTGGATAGTGTATCGATTATATTATAACAGTTCTGGTACAATAAGTCATTATCTATGTTACATAGTGCCGCTCAAAAAGAATTTAACTCTGCCTTTCCTCTGCTAGGAAAGAGATTTGATGATATGTACATGGAGAAAGAAACAAGATCTATGGGCCCTTGTGTTCTTGGGTATAAATGTAATCTGTATGGGCAACTAATGTTCGCCGATCTAAGCATTCTTCTTCACTCATTTCATTACGACATTCATTCCCTACTTTTGACTCTTCTTTTTCCACTCTGCCGTCAAACTGTAAAACCACCATTGAAGAAAAGGAGTATAATTAGCTATGAAGCAAGAAAAAACAGTGGAAAGAAACCCaaatcagaaaagaaaaaaaaaaagagaaaaatgtggCAAAAATTTCTTACATTGTGTTTTATCTCCATTTGATCTTTTGTGAACAACGTAGAAGCTTTGAGGGGAGCTATTGGATGTGGGCGTGCAGCCATGACAGCAAGCACATGAAATATAATGAATATGCTGAAAATCCAGAGCCTTCCCTGTTGTACTGAACTTCTATAGACTTTCGCCATTTTGTAATTAAGGAGGCTTTGCCAAACTGAAACATAAAAATAGCAGAACAAATTGAATGTCTAATGGGCTTCTGAGGTTGCGTATATAGAGAATGATAAGATAGAAAAGCAAATTGAATAAGAGGATGTGGAGTCAAACACGAAAGCTGGGAGACGTTAGTATGTTAAACTCTAGTATCTAGAAGGCGAACAGAGTGTGTGGCGTTTGTTTCTTTAACACTTCAAAGGACGTGGTTTACCTACGGCCACAATTGTCGTTCAAGAAATTTCTAGATTTCTTAGTATAATTAATTTCTCGACCCAAATTTGTTTATAGATTTTAATAAGAAGTTTGGCTCTAGATAAGTGTTTATGAGTAGGCGGGACGTCATTATGAATAGGGGGTTTTGGTTTCTCAAAGTCATTTACAAGTTGAACTTGGATCAATTACATCTTTTGAGAAATTAACAATTCTAATTTAGTAATAGTATtgtattgattatatatatatatatatatatatatatataaaagttgacTTATCATACTATATTGACTTTTGCTTAACGATTCATGCAAATAGTCTATGAGTACCAAGCAAACCCTTGACCTCGTGCTTGTAATGTGTCTGACTTTATTGACTCTTTTGTAACAATGCATATGAATAGAattgacattttgtcaaatagtttttCAGCTAATACCAAATTTTTAACTTATGTAATGACAAGTTTACACATAGTTTGAACTTTACATGATAAAATCCATATCTATTTTGAAGCATCAATCTTAATCCTTgggtcttcggacatgtagtgtcgcagttaaaacacttcattggtgaagcggccaccaaggttcaaacccccactGGGCCATTGTGCTTGTAGGCCTTGTGTCtttgctgggccattgtgctcgcgagtttgaacaagtgaagtgtggggatgaggtcccccggttGTGGCCTCGCTGGTTCATAGCTTCGAGTCAGAAGTGTTTCACGTGGAACCGAAGGGCGTGTCATGCAAGCGTCGccggtcacattaaaaagtttactaggcattaaaaaataaaaataaaaataaaataaaataaaataaaatcttaatCCTTGGTTAATCCATTTCTTATCTTAGGTCAAATTCAGAGTTTGTAGGAGTGATTGTAGTTAGTTAtacaatttgcacaaatgaaagacaaagttttaaaatttaaatttggtgTCAACCTAACCCTTTTCACTAGGTACTATGTGCCAACTTGAAGTGTCAAACAATTCACTTTCCATATTTAGAGATATCTTTAAGGGAGTTCATTTCATTTGCATAATCAAAGCTTTCCATAGTACATTATCTAGTGAAGTGAACATCTAGGCCACAATTTGTATGATTGttgttattttaaatattttcaaaagtaattaaaatagttatcttaGGGTGTAACCAAAGGATAATTGATCCTTGCCTTGAAAAATATCCAAATGTGTTCTTAGACACTgtagttaaaaataaataaataatatttaatagaattaaaaaaaaatggtaAATACAATGAGTTTAGTAGGTATAAAAATCATGGACCAAAGTTTAAATCTACACATACTTGTATTTTAGAATCTAATGTAGATTTTTAAATAGTCAATTATTTATGTGAGTCACTCAACAAAAGTTAATGTAGTATGGTAACTTTATTTTACATTATATCCAAATTGACATTTTAGAATTCATTGATGATTTAATGCCACTTAAAACACAATTATGATATAATATTTATGACTAGTTATGATGAATGTGAAATCCCCTTAGCCTTGTTTAACTTAACCTTGTGTATTAATCCCTTTTGTCCCATGTTCATTTTACCTATTTCAGTTATAGGTTTTATTAGCTTCAGAAAAAACATTGCTTTCTAAAAAAAATTTACCAATCTAAACCTTACATCACCACTATATAATAGTTATGCATTCAtcacaatattttaaaaaatttctacGATTGTTAACTTGAGTGTATCAAAAACATAATTtcaatagatggaatgacattttgtcttttctcttttttattaaaatttgcatTTCTCCCCCTTTTCTTTCAAAGTTATTTAAGTGGCTTTTATAAAGTTTGTGATTAATCTTTTTAGGTAACCACATACCATTGAGCTTCTCCCTTCTTATTATCAACAATATTCTGTGAAGTGTTATCAACTTGTTATAATTAGATAAATCAATGTGAGATATGCTTGTTTCATCTATTTTTGAGagggtattttttttttaaatgtgtgtCAACCTTGTCTATACAATGTTAACATTATTAAAAATGTGTGATTTTAGGGTGAAAATGGAAAACTCAATTTTTGGGCTATAAAATTAGTTTTCggccaaaattaaattaaattttgtgGTTTCTTTAAATCATCTACAAGGGTTCTAGTTACATATATCTCTTTAAGtgctttaatttaaataaaaaatttcccCATCAACCCACTAGATCAAAAGTTATAGCCTCTAGAAGTTTGTATCAGAAATGTAAAGATCTATAAAGGGAATTAAACCCATCAATCAACTTATGATATGTATTATGAAACACCATAAGGAATATTTAATAGGGAGATAATTTAGATGTCACTTTTGgttggttttagctcatggtttttgaaatatgaaattttatgattttaggtTTTGTATTCTTTATATACTAGACACTTGAGACAAAGTGTGTGTGTGAATTTTGTAGATATAGTTTAACTTGTAATTACTCCTTTAAATCTCTAGTTGGTGGCATCCCTATAAAGGTTTTCTTTGTAAGTGTATTATAAATTTAATCTACTAAATAATACATTGAGTTGCACTTTGAAGTGTAGGGTTTTAATCTCAAAAGGCTATCTTTCCCGATGCACAATAGTTTTATGGTATTTATTAACATACATTGAGTTGTTACTACTtctcaagttgccattagtttttatattcaaagtcatactatatactctagttggttagcattaccgaatcatgcagttggtatacacagagaagtcggtatgcatagtctagtcaattacagaagaaagcagtcacagaacgcagtatacaccgagctgtctaccgaatatcttttcatggctaccgagcaccaaagatgacacatcgagttaatatacaccgagtgaaatgtgttaccagatacattgaacctggacatgcatatgaaaacatgttacaagatcgaggaacatctaaccgttattacattggaaattgcactagaagattgtgtatgattttgagatcaatttaaccaatgaaatattttgtatagttattcattcgaggaatcatgtttgtaagatcgaagcaatgaattagatcaccgtcttaagagatctatttatacaacatgtgttaggggtgtatatatgtgtgtaagaagactgttacagagacatagaggtcaccaagaaggttttcaaagaacaatcgaagaacagagtaaatagaaggctttaccgagttactatatgggttaccgaggtatgctataagcaaggtaatatattctgagcacatagaatctgctataacattttagatgtaaagttgcagatatttgtaatgattttattgtaatattgtgaagttgaaagagaaacctttaacagggtaaaaaactctaatcaagtctataaattgtaaagcctctaactaggtgcaacattcagaataaatgttgtaaaatcctttagcaaggtagatctaacagatcttattactcctaacagggtaagctatcagaaatagctaaaatgtatctctaactgagcactctttattattgcagtagtgaagttgtgggtgtcatccccactgcagtttttctctctaaccaagagtttttgcataaccaaaatatatgtgttatggagtgaatcatgtatgattgttatctagttgctttaactttattttatgttactgcactattctatttatgcataacagtaaagttattattcaagaaaagttttgaagtactgattcacccctcctctctcagtacattagctttccatattgggcctaacaattggtatcagagcttgaatcttggaaaagggtttaactacctaaagaaaaatatcttatcaatggaaggctataaacaatctcggaggattgtatatttgcaagaagagctggatcatgctaatcaagtgattgcagacatgcaaaggcaaatgcaaaaatctctgaaagtaagaagaagattatctgatgacttgcaggattctcaagagttagtggaacaaattgagacatcatctgagaatagtatatctgaagaaactgaagaaatgattggggtattgaaagaaaagaacaaagcattggctaatcaactaaaagcaatgaaaagagaacatgaacatttcaacacacaaatgactgaaaatctagatgcattgaggacaactgaggataaagaaagagatctacaaagagagaaacaacaacttgaagtcttagtatctgataaaaatgatgaaatcataagattgactgggattcaacaaaatatgacagatcaactaggttatgcacatcatgaagcaattcttaagaatgatgaaaatcaagcattgaaacttgaagtatcaaggttgaccgatgaacttggaacagagaagaaatccaaagaaacactaaagaagagttatgaagcatcaaagatgttggatgagcaattgaatacaagaagacccaacaaagatgcaggactcggttacaaaggaattcatactaccgagagaggagaatcatcaaagcaagctagaaaaaggaataacatcaaaagaaagaagcctatttgctactactatggaaatcaaggtcacactgccaacatatgccaaatcagaaaaggtaagtaggcgaatatcactaagtccaatgattattgttacaattgcaataaatatggtcacacatttaaccaatgtaggacaaagtctgttaacaactattagaaggcaaaatacaaagggttttgtagaaactgcaatagatatggacatagtactgagaagtgctcgcttaagcaaaagaactacatatggtctgcacaccgagcaaacactagaggttactgaactcacacaaatccttaccgacaatatgct contains these protein-coding regions:
- the LOC131055951 gene encoding phytosulfokines 4-like, whose translation is MAKVYRSSVQQGRLWIFSIFIIFHVLAVMAARPHPIAPLKASTLFTKDQMEIKHNFDGRVEKEESKVGNECRNEMSEEECLDRRTLVAHTDYIYTQEHKGP